DNA from Rhinatrema bivittatum chromosome 16, aRhiBiv1.1, whole genome shotgun sequence:
CGGCAGGAAATATGAAACGTGCGCCGGCGGCAAACGCGGGACCGGCTCGGTCTGCTCCTGATGATCTGGCATCCTCTcacttttttgtttggttttttttttttcaatccctctcagccgccgccaccaccacagcGGACGGCGGTGACCGTAGGGAGCCACCATCTCCCACCGCCGATGTGGAGGTGTACCGCGAGTTTGCCCAGCGTCACGCCGCTTTCCTGTCCCGCTATCCTTCGCTGATCCGCCAGCAGGTCCTCAACGAGCCGGAGGCATCCCCCGTCTGCCAGCAGGCCCAGAGGCTTCTGGGTAAAGGCGGCGAAGGACTCCTGGTGCCCGGCAAAGGGTCCCGCGTGATGAAATGGGCGAACAAGCCCTCCGCCGTGAGGAAGGCTGACAGGTGGGTTAGGGCCTGGCTGAGGAAGGGCTCTTGAGTTGTGGGGGGCTGGGACGTTTCCGCCCTGGTTGTACCCCCGTTAAATGCTTGGGACTTGTGGACTCATGGGGAAAGTCGGAGCCACAGATTCGTGGATGCGGCAGGAATGAAACCACGACTGGCTCGGCCTGTCCTTCCGCTCCTGCAGCCTTCTGTTCACCTTCCTACAGAGCAAATGATCGGAGAgcgcctcagttctaatccccggctctgtcacctACCCTCGGTAGGTGACCCTGCAGGAGTCATTTTGTCTCCGCGTGTTTTATTTATCAGGGCTGAGACTTGGCGGTTTATTCTCTGCCGTGCatccctattattattattattgtcattAATGTTAATATTATTGAACATTTCAGCAAGGTGATGCCCATCCCATCCACCCCCTCCTGTGTCAGCATCTCCCCCGCAGGGCGCACCGCCGCGGTGGGAACCAGCGAGGGCTCCCTGCATCTCCTGGACCTGGAGAGTGGGCAGGTAGGTAGGGCTGGACGGGTGAGGGGGGGAACCCACAGGTCGGGAGAGACGAGGGGGTGACAGGTGCAGGAAATGGCGCACACGGTGTGAAGCCACCCGCAGAGCCCTGCCACGGTCCTCCCTGTCCCTAacgccttccctccccccccccccctgcaggaaGTGAGGTCTCTGGCCACCGGCTGCGACGGGATCTCGGCCTGCGTCTTCCTGGCGGAAGGGACGCTCTGCGTGGCCTCGTTTGATGGCAGGCTGGAGGTGTGGAAGACCCGGGACGGATGCAGGTAATCCTGAGCGtttccccccccccgggagggggccCTGGCGGGTGGCGCTGGGGTGTTAGGGGGATCAGGGagtaaaactttctttttttttttttttgtttcaatccTTCTCCCGCGGGCAGGCTCCATCTGCTAGAGGCTCACCAGAGGGGCATCACCGGCTGCGTCCGGAGTCCGGACGGAAAGTGGATGGTGTCGGTGTCTCTGGACCGCTGGctgaaggtgagggggggggggagggggaggggcgggagaGCGGCCTCGTCTTCCTGTactgctccttccccccccccccccacgacagAAGCTGTGGAGAGCCACGAGATGGGGCCTCTTTCCGCAGACATCGCTTTCTGCCTGGTCTCCAGAGCTCTCGtgtgcccccctcctcctctgaaATTCTTCCGTGAGCCCCaataaataaaagagaacccGCATTTCCCTCTGAGCAGGGCCAGTACTGGAGCTCAGTGTGGcgggggtgcaggagggaggtctGGAGGCGGTTACTCTGCGGGCCAGCGTGGGATCCAGTAGTGACGCACAGCACAGTCGCACCACCCAGGCTGCTGACCTGCAATCTcctgtttttgggggttttgggtgcgcgcatgtgtgtgtgcgtgcgtgagtgtgtgtgcgtgagtgtgtgtgcgtgcgtgagtgtgtgcgtgcgtgagtgtgtgagtgcgtgagtgtgtgtgcgtggggggtgtgtgtgcgtgtgcgcgcgtgagtgtgtgcgcgcgtgcacgtgtgcgtgtgtgtgcgtgtgagtgcCTGTGAGTGCACGTGTGTGAATGCACGTGTGTGAGTGCACGTGTGTGAGTGCacgtgtgcgcgcgtgtgtgagtgcctgtgagTGCACGTGTGTGAGTGCACGTGTGCGTGAGTGTATGtgcgtgcctgtgtgtgtgtgtgtgtgtgttcttctgtgtgtgtgtgtgtgtgttcttctgtgtgtgtgtgtgtgtgtggaaggagcAGGGAGCCTGCGGTCTTGAGAAGTCTGACATGGGAAGCTGTTCTGGGATCAGACCGTGCCGCTGGCTTTCTGCCCGGGGTCTATACCAGGAGTTACCTGAGGGGCACACAGGGCTgcctctggaggggggggggggctcacccGACGTAAACGCTGACCATCTCTGGGATTAtacggggggggggagcatattcCCCTCATAGAAGAGGGGGAGGGCCTCGGGCTTTCAGATtttagttttctctctctctctggtggccGCAGCTCTGGGATTCATCGCGAGGAATCCTGCTGGGGTCTTGGCAATCCCCGCGTCCGCTGAACTGCGTGGCCTTCCACCCCGAGGGCCAGTTACTCGCCGTGGGCTCCTGGGACAGGCTGGTCTGCGTCCTGCGCTCTCACACCTGGGAGTCGGAGTCGGTGAGTGGCGCACgcaaggaggagagggggaggggatcttACTCTcacgctcgctctctctctctctctctctctctctctcttccccccccccccccagcactgatGTGTCCTGTCTGTGGACGTCACACTTCTTGTGTGGGATAtgagtctctctcgctctctctctctctgtcccccccaGCACTAATTTCTCCTGTCTGTGGATGTCACACTTCTTGGGTGGGATatgagaatctctctctctctctctctctctctcacagacgcTCTCAGGGCACGGCTCCCCGGTACGggacctctccttctctccagCTGGAAACGTCCTGGCTTCGGCGGCACTGGACGGGGAGGTGCGCCTCTGGGCCTGGCGGGAGAGGGTCTTGCTGGCTGCGTTCCAGGCACATCAGGGAGCCGCGGAGGTGGCCCAGTTCGTAGGCCACGGCCAGTTCCTGGTGACCGCCGGGGAGGACCGGAAGGTGAGTGTCACGCCGCAGATGCGgttggctgtggggggagggctGCGGCGGGGCCTGGAGCTGGAGACACCCTGGGTGAAACCCTTcatcccaccccccccacccccaaatccctgggggagtcacttcaCCCAGCTGCAGTTGGTTAATAGCGATATCCCCCTCTCCCTACCCATTTGGAAGCTGGGCAATGCCGTCCGTGTTGATGTGGCAGGCCCTGCACCCCGGGGACACTCGCAAAACCCGGGGACTGCtatccccggggggggggggggggaagggggcaccTCCCGAaccacctcctcctctgctgctccgtgcaaccAGCCCCGGCTCGGGGATCCTCTCTCTGACCCTGGTGCCGCCGAGTTTATTCACGCGGCGCTTTCTGCAAACCGCGGATCCCTGGATCTGAGCTCCCCTCCCGCAGATGTGACCAGGAAGCCCCCGTCTGCAGAAATAGCCGGGGCCTTCTTCACTGCCGTCGCGCCTCGCTTACAAAAGCAGGTTCCGCCTCCCGTAGGGACAGATCACAGATTTACGCACCCTCTGCTCCCTCGATAGCGCCGCACGATAAAATGACTCTGTGGTGTTTTCCCCCTTTTTACTTTTGCTTAACAGCCGGGGCTCCCGTGATGATTTAGGGGGGGTATTTCGGGTTGCTTGTGATGTGGGCCAGCAAGACAGATGCCTGAGCACATAAAAAGGACACAGAATTATAATCCTGCAGTTTATTGTAGCAAATCGGGGGATACAGTGAATGATTAACCTAAAGCAAGATGTGATAGCAAGGCGGGTGGGTTCCTTCTCAGAAGAGCTTCTAGCACTGTGAGCTTAAACGGCTCTCGCCGTAGGTCGTACAGCGAGGGCTGGGGGGTTCTCTAAGTTACAGCCCCCGTGCCTGCTAAAGGGAGGCCCCTGCCACGCTGAGCTTAGCTTGCAGGCGTGAAGGAGATGCAGAGGAGGTGCGCAGGCTCCTGGGAGCGGAGGCGTCTTACTTTTGGGCAATTCAGCAGCGCCTTCCCGTGCTCACTCCGCTGGGGGATAGCTCGAGGTCCTCGTCCGGTGCTGATCGTAACGATCCTCGTTTGGATCCCAGGTCACCCTCGTCTCGCTTTCCTCATCCTTGTCCACCATCCACCATCCTTCGCTCCCCCTCGCTCCCGCTTCCTCCTCTACCATCTCTGAGATGTCGTATGGCATTCCCGGAGAGATGTTGCCGCTAACGGTGGCACTGGTCCAGCGGTATGTATCTGCTGCCTCTCGCTTGTTGGCCTCGTGGTCCTCTCTCATCTTGGCCTCGTGGTCCTCTCTCATCTTGGCCTCATGGTACGCTCTCATTTTGGCCTCGTGGTCCTCTCTCATTTTGGCCTCATGGTCCTCTCTCATTTTGGCCTCATGGTCCTCTCTCATCTTGGCCTCGTGGTCCTCTCTCATTTTGGCCTCGTGGTCCTCTCTCATTTTGGCCTCATGGTATGCTCTCATCTTGGCCTCGTGGTCCTCTCTCATCTTGGCCTCGTGGTCCTCTCTCATCTTGGCCTCGTGGTCCTCTCTCATCTTGGTCTCGTGGCCCTCTCCTATTTTGGCCTCGTGGTCCTCTCTCATCTTGGCCTCGTGGTCCTCTCCCGTCTTGACCTCATGGTCGTCGCCCTCCTTAGCCTCATGTTCCTTGGCCCCCTGCTCTTCTCCTTCTTGGCCTTCCTTCTCGCTCTGAGCCTTAGGGGCCTCCTCTGTCTTCGGGCGCCTGGGGCTCAGAGACTTCTTTATCTTCTCCCTCTTTTCTGGGGGCACCATCTTGGCCCCCATCTTGGCCATCATCTTCTCGATGTTCTTGAAGGTGAAGGCTTTCTTCAGGCTGCCTGCCTTCTTCGGACCTGGGACTTTCTCTGCCTTGGCCCCTGTGTCTCCCAGCTCTTCCTCGTCCGAGGACAGGCGGATGGTGTGGAAGGTCTCCCCGTCCGCCCCATGGTCCTCCAGCCCCTCGCTAGCAGCGGCGGTGGGGCCCAGGGCTTGTGGGAACATTCCTTCGGGGACCTCAATCTCCTCCTGCAAGGGGTGACAGACAgcagttaaagatgagggcgaaATGGACCCACTAGAGCTGACCAGAGTTCATCATTTCTTTCCTGATTCAGTGCTGGTGCACGAGGTGGGAAGGCTGGGATAGGAATCCCTGCATTTTACTGAGCTGAGCACCAACAGGAAGTGGGCGCCATCTGTAACCAGGAAGCGGCTTTTGCCCCTGGCAACCTGAGGCCACCCTGAGCGGCGATGCTGTGATGTCATCGCATCCAAACCCGGAGAGAGGCTGCGGGATCTCCAGGGGCCTAGGCTGAGTTATTATTAGTCTTTTAAATAAACAAGGAGGATTAAAATCAGAGGCAGAAGGACAGACAGAGGAACTGAGACCTACATTGGGAGGGGCTGAGAGAGACAGGCTGGTGAGAGAAACACAGGcggtggagggggaagagaggtggCTGCATGCCTACAGATGGTGGGGGAGGattagagggagggaagggagtggtATTGGCGCTCTGCCCCTGGGTGTAGCCCTCCCTCCATGACTCATTCGCATCTGCAGGCTTTGCATTCCCCGAGTGCAGTTTCTGGCACCAGAAGCTCCACTTTTCCTGCCTTAAGGAGGTGAAAGATGAATCCTGCCATTCTGCAGCCTCTTCTCAGAGTTTCCATAGACGGAAGCAGTCTGAGCCTCTATTGTGTTACACTGTGCAACTGTGTATTAAGGATTAAACCCTCGCTGTCCCCCATACACAAGTTACACTGTGCAACTGTGTATTAAGGATTAAACCCTCGCTGTCCCCCATACACAAGTTACACTGTGCAACTGTGTATTAAGGATTAAACCCTCGCTGTCCCCCATACACAAGTTACACCGTGCAACTTTGCGTTAAGGATTAAACCCTCGCTGTCCCCCATACACAAGTTACCTCGTGCAACTTTGTGTTAAGGATTAAACACTCGCTGTCCCCCATACACAAGTTACACTGTGCAACTGTGTATTAAGGATTAAACCCTCGCTGTCCCCCATACACAAGTTACACCGTGCAACTGTGTATTAAGGATTAAACCCTCGCTGTCCCCCATACACAAGTTACCTCGTGTAACCTTATATAAGAATAAAACAATGGCTTCCCACACTGTCCGCTATACACAGGTTACagcgtatcactttatattaaggatacaATGCTTGCTCCCTTCATACGTGTGTGATGTGCTACAGCAGACTGAGCTCACCTGGTACAGCAGAACATTGAACTGGTTCTTCCGGAGGATCTCGTTGTGGATCCTCTCCAGCCGGGCCACCCCCTCTCTCCGGCGCTCCACCCGCAGGTTGGCGTCGCGCAGCGCCGCGCTCACCTGCCGCGACCCCTGCAGCAGCTTGCTGACGGCGTTGCTGGTGCTGTTCTGGCTGCGGCCCAGCTTGGCCACTTCCCCCTGGACCCGGCGCACGCTGTTGCCCAGGCTCCTCTGCCGTCCCTCCATTCGCACCTGGGTCTCCTGCACCCTGCCCAGCATCTCCTCCAGCTTCTCCAGGAGGGCCAGGACGGTCAGCGCGTTCACGGGGCCCCCGGGCTCGGCCGCCCGAGCTTCGCCCGGGGCGGGATTGGCACCCGGGACCTGCCGGCCCTCTGCTCCCGAAGCTTGGAGGCCCTCTTCCCCCATGGTGCCGGGAAGGAGTcctccccgtcccccccccccccccccccaacgctcTCTGCTTTCAGCGAGGGGATCTCCTCCGAAGTTTTCTTTGCTCTGAGAGGAGTCTGGCTCGGGAAGGGGCTCCACCCTTTGCATGGGAGCCAGGCAGGGAGGGGAGAGCAGGGCACGCCCCCAACCCTCCCCTGCTCCCCCCTGCCAGCCGCATTCCTGCAGAAGGGGGGAGGGATCTGCTCACCAGGGCCCTGCGTCTGTCCCAGGGCTGCTTCTCCTCTGCAGCGGGAGAGGGAGACCCTGAatctgtgcctctctctctctcagagagcgggagggagggctctctcccctcacccggCACGGCACATGCAAGCTTCCTCTTATCTCGTGTACAGATGTCACCGCacgcctccccctccctgccctcaggtataggggggggggacgggaccagCTGCAGGAGATGGTGAGGGAAAGCTCCCataggccacccccccccccccccccccccgttgactTCCACTTAAGGGAAAAGGGATCTCGCTCTCCAGCGGTGCCAGCTGTTTGCAGCCGGATGCAAAGTTGTGTAAAGTGTGGTTCTCCCCTGCCCCTCGGCTGTgatcccccccccagctccctgcCGACTCCTGCGTGGACCCTAGGGGAGTCTCTTCCTCTCCTTGTGCTCCAGTCCTGACCcccgcttctctctctctctctccctgtggtGGTGTCCGTCGGAGGACGGGGGTCAGAAATCtcgccttctctctctccccgacAGGTGCAGCTGTGGTCGGGGCACCTGGGCCAGATGCGAGAGACTTACGGGAGGAAGTGCACCTCCCCCGCCCTGTGCCTCTCCGTCAGCCCCAAGGGGGAGGTCTCTGGCCGTCGGGCACCAGTCCGAGGGGGTAATGATCTACAGCCTCCCCGAGGGTGAGTGAGAgcaccgagggggggggggggagctagggatacggctcgggggggggggggggggggtcagcgcCCTCGTGCTCACCCAccgccctctcctctcctcctcctcctcctcctcgcagcTCTCTGACAGCGAAGTGCGAGGCCAGGAACTCGGCGGTGCTGGGGCTGCTGTGGCTGCGGGAGGGGCTCCTGGTTTCCGCAGGGAGAGGAAGGCCCTGCGGCTCTGGTGCGTGGCGGAGCGGGCGAGGGAGTGGGGCGTCTGCGAGGGCCACGGCGGGGCCGTGCTGTCCCTGGCTTACTCCAGGGGAGGACTTCCTGGCTTCTGCCtcaggtgagaggggggggggggaggggaggtgagacctgagtggggggggaggggcgaccGAATCGCTGAAGTGTCACCCACCTGCCCGCATGGACCCAGCGGACCTTCCTTCCCTGAATGTGCTCGCTCacgcctctctcccccccccccccccccccccccctcaggaggACTGACTGCGTCCTGCTGTGGTCGCTCCCCTTGCCGCTGAAAGACCACCTCAAGGAGCCCGTGTCCCCCCTGGCGGCTCTGCGCGGGTCACACGGCCGGAGTCACCTGCTGCGCCTTCAGCCCCGACGGAGGTTACCTGGCCACCGGGAGCAAGGACCGGGTAAGGGACGCCGCTCCGCGCCTCTCTTAGGCCGTCCATGAATTCTTCCGTTTAGTGATGGCGGGGGCCGCGGCCGCTCCCTCCCTCCAGCCCTAACGCtggatcccctctctctctctcagagcctgATGTGCTGGGACGTCTCCGCCTCGCCTCCGTGTCTCGTGCGACAGATGCCCGCGAGCCACAGGGACTGGGTCACCGGCTGCGCCTGGACGGCAGCCTCCCGGCTGGTGAGTACCACGGCGCCCGAgcactccctgccccttccctctcactctctccctctgtctctctgtctgtctcttgcTAGTTCAGCCTGAGGAGTGTCCTCTTGGCAGGGACGTTTCTACGTCGCTTGCCGACGTAATACGGAGTGtggataaaaagaaaagaaaaactcgATGACTTTAGTGACACAGGCCACCTGCCAGCTTCGGTTCgggatctgatgcctgatgggaggagcaatcagatgggagttagcaatctgttgttgttatacaggagagttgtgggtggatccttgggccggtggcaggtgaccacgtCCCCGggagaagatcccgagaggggcccccggtcaggctcagagttaggagacagacactcACTAGtgcttttattagacagtataggGAACCACCAGAgggggcagtagtgagctggaagccccCGGCTGGGCTGTggaccctcagatactggaacagcgatcccagggtggctgagctgtagagaaactgagatatagtgagtaggcagggtaagcagatgtaacactcacacaatatccTAATGAAGCCCAGGCGCTGGAAGGtatagggcctcgaggagcgagcacctggttccagggaaagctctgagacagcgacggtaactcactggtgtagttggcagcgatgacttccaggcagacgagagtacggagcaagtctgggagcgaggccccccgaggagcgggtagcgGTTCCTGACTGTCACCTGAAACACAAAggcgagagagaggcccccgaggagcgggtacccctggtaagtcccaggaggcagagcagcttaggtagcgaaacccacgctaactcgatctgttagcaaatactgagaccttaaatatccatcgcgggtgacgtcatctcagggggacgcccccgaggttcgcgccatcgccgggtACTTCAGTCGGgaccctaggcctccaggaaacatggcggatagccgcgtcgagccggtccgggaacgcccgaggacTTGCGGCAGGAGGACGCCGCGGcggccaatcttcccgcggtcggagagggaggcgccagagaggtaaggagggcgcagagagggcgtcgggcaccgacggaaacaACAGCTTCTGGACCCGTCTTGCCCCTGTGACGGGATCCCACGGATTTTGCtgctctcaccttccccctccccccagaactgGACGCCTGCCTTCGCCCTCCTCCTCCCATCAGAAAGCTTTGATTTTCCCTCTCGGCTTCGGGACATGCGCGTCTCTCTCCTCTTCGCcgtgtctctctcctctctcgccgtgtctctctcctctcccgtgtctctctcctctctcgcgtgtctctctctctcgctgttgcactgcatacagagtctggcttcttggcgTTTTTCTGTCTGCCCGTTTCTCTTTGTACTTTGTGGTCCCTTCGTTCTGTTTCCTGGTGAGGGTCTCTCCGTGTCCTGACTGCGTGACCGAGGTGGTACTTTCTCTCGAGATCTGTGGCGGTCTGGCTTGGTCCCGTTTTTCCCCGGTAGGGAGGTGGACTGGGGTTGCGGGGGTCCGGTGTAATAGTTTGCAGCGCCGTGATAATCCTAGCAGTTGGtgggtgggggttttttgggcGCGGCGGGTCCTGCCGCCTGGGGTGCGCGGAGTGCGGTTTCTGCAGGGTTTCCTGCAATCCCGCAAACCTGCCTTGGGTAGCGGTGGGAGTTTGCCTGTCCGGGCAGCGGGTTTCGGGGAAACGTCCCGGTTTTTGCTCTTCCTCCGCCCCCCCTTCACGTCTcgccctctctttccccccccccccccccctccccagctgtcCTGCTCCAAACGACTGCACCGTGTGCCTGTGGGATCCGCTGACCGGGCCAGTTCCTGCGGGACTTCCTGGGACACCAGGGCGTGATCAGCAGCGTGCTCGCCGTGGTAAGGCCCTCCCCGTTCTAGAACCCGCGCCGCCTCCGTTCCTTACCCCCGCCCCCCCGCTGACTTCCTGCGTTCAGGAGACGCACACGTCCCCAAAGCCTTTGgctggggcggggggagggggggggatctcTGCGTCTGGCCCGGGCTCTCTAACCACTGCCTCCCACCCCCCTTCGGTCAGCCAGGCCGGGGCAGCAGGGGGAAGCCCGCCCGGCACTGTCGCGTCCACGCCGGTTCTGTTCTCCCCGGTAGCGGGGGCGCGGTGTGGAAAGCGGCCCGAGGGGGCGCGGTGTGGAAAGCGGCCTCTGAGAAGCCTCCGAAACCGAGCCTGGCGTTAAAATCGCCCCCTTAACCTTTTAGTGGAGGAAAAGAGCGGCCATCGCCCGCCTGAAGGTTCCCCGCAGCGCTGCAGCCTCctcctgctctgctgcttctctaGCGAAGGTTTCCCCTTGAACTCATTTTTGattcgtatttatttatttgatttatatttggcCTTTTTCGGGACACTTAAATCTCCACCCCGGCCTTGTCCCATCCCGAGCGCTGATTAATCCTCActagtaataaatattttaacatttaGTGAGGTAACGGCCCCTTGGGTGATGGGAGCAGGGGGTCGGACGTGAAAGGGGGCGCTTTTCGTGCCTGGTTAagaggctggggggggtgggggggaggcccGGGCGTCCGTGACTCGGGAGCGCTAGCGagagacgggggagggggggagctccCTGTGGCCTCAGCAGCAGCCTCCCCTGATCCCCTCCCCTGTGCTTCGTCCGCGGCAGGGGGACTGGGTGGTGTCGGCCAGCAGAGACGGAGCCCTGAAGGTGTGGGACCAGGACGGCGTGGAGCTGACCAGCATCCTCCCGGCTCAGGCCGGCCGGATCAACCAGTGCGCCCCCGCCTGCACCCGGACGGGCCTGCAGGTAGGGccacgggggggggaggggaggggaggggggtgtgtgtgtgggaggggggatgATTCCGCTTCTCCgctgaccctccctcccctctccctccgcCCCACGCCTGCTTCCTCTGCCGCGCTGCCTCTCCAGCCTGTAACatcttgattttatgtttttggtttttttttttctctttttggctcccccccccccccccccagagggagggaaggagtccGACCTCCAGGTCATCACAGCCTTGGAGGAtgggagctgcaggctctggcaCCCCCTGCTGGTGAGTAGCGCAGCGGCGCTTCCCGCGCCCGTCATCTGCCGCCtctggttttttggggttttttggacttttttaatACGAACCTCgccctccacctctctctcttccttgtcccgctctccttccccgcccccttcctgccgtTTGAAACCGGGGGCCACGCAGGTGGCGTTCAGCGCCCGTCGCCCTGCTCTTGCTCCCTTGAGACCTTGCACAACTCGGGGccttggttttttgggggtttttttcttgccGTTCACATCCTGAAACTCGCTTGTGGCTGCCGCCGATTGGAGCAGGTTTCGGACGTGGGTTTATTTTAATTTGCCCGTGTCCTGGCAGGTGGAGCAAGTTGCCACGCTGACGGGCCACGGTTTCGGGCGTGTGTGCGGCGGCCGCTGCGGCTGGGGACCCTGCCGTTCTTCCTCACTGTGGCCAGAGATCACTCCCTCCGGCTCTGGCCGCTGCCGTCACGGGAAGGTAAGAAGTTACATTCAGGGTGCGGGAGGGATCCTTAAACCTgagcccccaccaccaccaacaaaGGGAGAGATGAGAAAGATTCCCGAgactcagaggtgggggagtgaggggtaaagcctgggatgggcacagaggatcctcagaggtggggaagtgaggggtaaagcctgggatgggcacagaggatcctcacaggtgggggagtgaggagtaaagcctgggatgggcacagaggatcctcagagggtGGGGGAGtaagggggtaaagcctggggataagcacagaggatcctcagaggtgggggagtgaggggtaaagcctgggacgggcacagaggatcctcagaggtgggggagtgaggggtaaagcctgggataagcacagaggatcctcagaggtgggggagtgaggggtaaagcctgggataaacacagaggatcctcaga
Protein-coding regions in this window:
- the LOC115078062 gene encoding caveolae-associated protein 2-like, with the translated sequence MGEEGLQASGAEGRQVPGANPAPGEARAAEPGGPVNALTVLALLEKLEEMLGRVQETQVRMEGRQRSLGNSVRRVQGEVAKLGRSQNSTSNAVSKLLQGSRQVSAALRDANLRVERRREGVARLERIHNEILRKNQFNVLLYQEEIEVPEGMFPQALGPTAAASEGLEDHGADGETFHTIRLSSDEEELGDTGAKAEKVPGPKKAGSLKKAFTFKNIEKMMAKMGAKMVPPEKREKIKKSLSPRRPKTEEAPKAQSEKEGQEGEEQGAKEHEAKEGDDHEVKTGEDHEAKMREDHEAKIGEGHETKMREDHEAKMREDHEAKMREDHEAKMRAYHEAKMREDHEAKMREDHEAKMREDHEAKMREDHEAKMREDHEAKMRAYHEAKMREDHEAKMREDHEANKREAADTYRWTSATVSGNISPGMPYDISEMVEEEAGARGSEGWWMVDKDEESETRVTWDPNEDRYDQHRTRTSSYPPAE